Proteins co-encoded in one Flavobacteriaceae bacterium MAR_2009_75 genomic window:
- a CDS encoding cell volume regulation protein A — protein MNLTIENIVLVGSLLLLISIIAGKTSYKFGVPILLFFLAIGMLAGSDGLGGIQFNDPKTAQFIGLVSLNFILFSGGLDTNWNSIKPVLREGIALSTLGVLLTALSLGTFVWLITDFTIYESMLLGSIVSSTDAAAVFSILRSKSLALKTNLRPTLELESGSNDPMAYVLTIAFLTLVVNQDQSIFSVIPMLLQQMILGGIAGFIFGKLSKLIINKIKLDFEGLYPVLVISLMFITFSATNSLGGNGFLAIYICAVYLGNQDLIHKKTILKVYDGLAWLMQIVLFLTLGLLVFPGQVVPIFGIGLLISVFLILIARPIGVFISLIFFKMKMRRRLYISWVGLRGAVPIVFATYPLLAGIEKANMIFNIVFFISVTSVLIQGTTLSLIAKWLHVALPEKAKKLTATDLLMTENPKAEMREITVTKNCFAVDKKIVDLSFPKNAIIAMIIRDNSYITPNGSTEILADDTLVVLADKAQAFEEVNRTLKI, from the coding sequence ATGAATCTAACCATAGAAAATATTGTTCTAGTCGGGTCATTATTGTTGTTGATCAGTATTATTGCAGGAAAAACTTCTTACAAGTTTGGAGTACCCATATTGCTTTTCTTTCTTGCCATTGGTATGCTTGCGGGCTCTGACGGACTTGGAGGAATTCAATTTAATGATCCTAAGACTGCACAATTTATTGGACTTGTTTCATTGAATTTTATACTTTTTTCAGGAGGGTTAGACACTAACTGGAACTCGATTAAACCCGTTTTACGTGAGGGCATTGCCTTATCAACATTAGGTGTTTTACTCACGGCCTTATCTTTGGGAACCTTTGTTTGGCTGATAACCGATTTTACCATTTACGAAAGCATGCTTTTAGGTTCGATAGTTTCATCGACCGATGCGGCAGCAGTTTTTTCAATCTTACGCTCTAAAAGCCTTGCCCTGAAGACCAATTTGAGACCTACCTTAGAACTAGAGAGCGGTAGTAACGACCCAATGGCCTATGTATTGACTATAGCCTTTTTAACATTGGTAGTCAATCAAGATCAAAGCATTTTTTCGGTAATACCAATGCTCTTACAGCAAATGATTCTTGGTGGTATTGCCGGTTTTATATTCGGTAAACTCAGCAAACTGATTATAAATAAAATAAAACTTGATTTTGAAGGACTTTATCCCGTACTGGTCATTTCGTTAATGTTCATTACTTTTTCTGCTACCAATAGTTTAGGTGGTAACGGATTTCTTGCTATTTATATCTGTGCCGTATACTTAGGAAACCAAGATTTAATACACAAAAAAACCATTTTAAAAGTCTATGATGGGCTCGCATGGCTTATGCAAATCGTGCTCTTTCTTACGTTAGGCCTACTAGTATTCCCAGGTCAGGTAGTACCGATATTTGGTATTGGCCTTCTCATTTCGGTATTTTTGATTCTTATCGCTCGACCTATAGGAGTGTTCATCAGTTTGATTTTCTTTAAAATGAAAATGAGAAGACGTCTTTATATTTCTTGGGTAGGCTTAAGGGGGGCGGTACCCATTGTATTTGCAACCTATCCTCTTTTGGCAGGTATTGAAAAAGCCAATATGATATTTAATATCGTTTTTTTTATATCTGTAACTTCTGTACTAATTCAGGGTACGACCCTCTCACTTATTGCGAAATGGCTTCATGTTGCATTACCCGAAAAAGCCAAAAAACTGACGGCGACCGACTTGTTAATGACCGAAAACCCAAAGGCCGAAATGAGAGAGATAACCGTAACAAAAAACTGTTTTGCTGTAGATAAAAAGATAGTCGACCTCAGTTTTCCAAAGAATGCGATAATCGCCATGATCATTAGAGACAATAGCTATATCACACCAAACGGAAGCACCGAGATTTTGGCAGATGATACCTTAGTGGTTCTGGCAGATAAGGCTCAAGCCTTTGAAGAGGTAAATAGGACCCTTAAAATTTAA